In one window of Macadamia integrifolia cultivar HAES 741 chromosome 2, SCU_Mint_v3, whole genome shotgun sequence DNA:
- the LOC122089026 gene encoding LOW QUALITY PROTEIN: ribosome biogenesis protein WDR12 homolog (The sequence of the model RefSeq protein was modified relative to this genomic sequence to represent the inferred CDS: substituted 2 bases at 2 genomic stop codons), which produces MEFNGDVAESSRRVQVRFVSKLQPPMRVPPSSIAIPSNLTRMGLSAVVNNLLKAGNSDWEPQPFDFLIDGELVRMPLEQFLLAKGISAEKILEIEYIRAVAPRKQEEPRLHDDWVSAVDGSNPRYACPWLKNKKRKEMSFNPLFLWFSASTXICAAFVSDXRLNTLSPQHTHTQKKFDVDEVLDHPTKIRAFKILKGHKSSVQTVAAQTSGDMVCSGSWDCTIKLWQTNENDAEGDIVSIKKRKVGSKGEELQSEGEAVSTLVGHTQCVSSVVWPERETIYSASWDHSVRRWDFETGKDSLNIFCGKALNCLDVGGESSALIAAGGSDPILRIWDPRKPGTLAPIFQFSSHSSWITACKWHKKSWFHLVSASYDGKLMLWDLRTAWPLAVLNSHNDKVLCADWWKGDSIVSGGADSKLCISSEIPFE; this is translated from the exons ATGGAGTTTAACGGAGATGTAGCCGAATCATCAAGGCGGGTTCAGGTCCGCTTTGTGTCGAAGCTCCAGCCTCCTATGAGAGTTCCACCATCTTCCATTGCAATCCCCTCCAACCTCACCAGGATGGGTCTATCTGCTGTTGTTAATAATCTTCTCAAAGCtg GAAATTCTGATTGGGAACCTCAACCTTTTGATTTTCTCATTGATGGTGAGCTGGTTCGGATGCCACTTGAACAGTTTCTCCTCGCCAAGGGCATTTCCGCG GAGAAAATTCTTGAAATTGAATACATTAGGGCTGTAGCCCCACGAAAGCAGGAGGAACCACGTTTACATGATGATTGGGTCAGTGCAGTCGATGGCTCTAATCCTAGGTATGCATGTCCATggttaaaaaataagaagagaaaggaaatgtCATTTAATCCTCTATTTTTATGGTTCTCTGCTTCAACTTAGATTTGTGCTGCATTTGTTTCTGATTAGAGGCTCAACACTTTAT ccccccaacacacacacacacaaaaaaagttTGATGTAGATGAGGTCCTCGATCATCCTACGAAGATTAGAGCCTTTAAAATCCTCAAGGGGCACAAATCATCTGTACAAACTGTTGCAGCTCAGACGTCTGGAGATATG GTATGTTCTGGTTCCTGGGACTGTACTATCAAGCTATGGCAGACAAATGAGAATGATGCAGAAGGTGATATAGTttcaataaaaaagagaaaagtggGAAGCAAGGGAGAAGAATTGCAGTCGGAG GGGGAGGCTGTATCCACACTTGTGGGGCATACACAATGCGTATCTTCTGTTGTTTGGCCAGAGCGGGAAACTATTTATTCTGCGTCATGGGATCATTCTGTTAGAAGGTGGGATTTTGAAACAGGCAAGGATTCCTTGAACATA TTCTGTGGGAAAGCCCTCAACTGCCTTGATGTTGGAGGTGAAAGTTCTGCACTTATTGCTGCTGGTGGTTCCGACCCTATCCTTAGGATATGGGATCCTCGAAAACCAG GAACTTTGGCTCCCATCTTTCAgttctcatctcactcctcttgGATCACGGCTTGCAAGTGGCACAAAAAATCCTGGTTTCATTTGGTTTCCGCATCTTATGATGGGAAATTGATGTTGTGGGATCTAAGAACTGCG TGGCCACTGGCAGTACTAAACTCACATAATGACAAG GTGCTATGTGCTGACTGGTGGAAAGGTGATAGCATAGTCAGCGGTGGAGCAGACTCGAAACTTTGCATTTCTTCTGAAATTCCTTTTGAGTGA